The Montipora foliosa isolate CH-2021 chromosome 14, ASM3666993v2, whole genome shotgun sequence genome window below encodes:
- the LOC137985380 gene encoding follicle-stimulating hormone receptor-like isoform X1 has translation MGTTIEQYRSRIGCHNNFVKVKDAFSGASTFLLAHGNLADTNEMLLAFTLLPILAILASAQAITDCSVAEHMKVNSTVVNLTDNGCKTFWSEPCNKTEIITELWLSNNKIETLNSNMFTCLKNLEKLYLQRNLITNIQRNTFSGLTKLKQLYLNRNNIKTITPWAFDNCSLITLSLEYNQLLELPVFGRETEITHLEMTGNPIKKLDVATLAMYTDLERLYIGETNIAELPGLVFEKNKKLKELFLTKGSKLQKIHPRAFEGPKLRVLDLQETKISHLPGENLESLEKFYIKGAKELYEIPIVPFVSLQKAVVEYSFHCCLITTMKHYSPEVGTHAPISPLNGRSGIICPTNRPTLMTTGSTSSTTRATAATSKPNNVSYAYERNGRRAVPLPPNACVDPSNVILETMSPPIQQVTCTSAQRKDVFNPCGDLLGSQVLRVCSWIAMVFAVLGNSFKLFVLFMSKRKISITKILMCNLAFANLCMGLFLCMLVIADRYSLGEYQNFAYRWQYLTGCKVAGFVSIFSTELAVFVLTIITVERYFTIVHPLQREKHLSIKQIVALIAIGWIFSITLAALPLLQVGVSSYKKVAICLPFDVESTLSKIYVTLLLATNGLAFFFVLFCYGRMYCSLGLSGAGDSGHRDETRVAKRMAMLVITNFACWFPIALLSLIAIYGKTLINVRTAQFFLVFVYPINSFTNPYLYAMGTKRFQLDALEIISRLGICDSAIKKLRGRFQGQLEVVDGSP, from the exons atgggaacaacaatcgaacaataccggtcaaggatcggctgtcacaacaattttgtgaaagtcaaggatgcattttcag GTGCTTCGACATTTCTCCTCGCCCACGGGAATCTAGCGGATACGAATGAGATGTTGCTCGCATTCACGCTTCTGCCGATTTTAGCCATACTTGCATCCGCCCAAGCGATCACAGACTGCTCTGTTGCAGAGCATATGAAAGTTAATTCGACCGTAGT TAATCTTACCGACAATGGCTGCAAGACTTTCTGGTCGGAACCGTGCAATAAAACAGAAATCATTACAGAATT GTGGCTTTCTAACAACAAAATAGAAACTCTTAACTCAAACATGTTTACATGTCTAAAAAACTTGGAGAAACT GTACCTGCAGCGCAATTTGATTACAAATATACAAAGGAATACATTCTCAGGTCTGACGAAGCTGAAACAGCT gtaTTTGAATCGCAATAATATCAAAACGATCACTCCTTGGGCATTTGATAACTGCAGCCTGATTACTTT GTCTCTGGAATATAACCAGCTATTGGAGCTTCCCGTGTTTGGAAGAGAAACAGAAATTACGCATCT GGAAATGACAGGCAATCCAATCAAAAAGCTTGATGTTGCAACGTTGGCAATGTACACAGATCTTGAAAGGCT TTACATTGGTGAGACGAATATTGCGGAGTTGCCAGGCTTAGTATTTGAAAAGAACAAGAAACTTAAGGAACT ATTCCTAACGAAAGGCAGTAAACTGCAGAAAATACATCCGAGAGCTTTTGAAGGACCTAAACTTCGAGTATT GGACCTTCAGGAAACAAAAATATCTCATTTACCTGGCGAAAATTTGGAGAGCTTAGAAAAATTCTACATCAAAGGGGCGAAAGAGTTGTACGAAATACCAATAGTCCCTTTTGTAAGTCTCCAAAAAGCTGTTGTGGAATATTCCTTTCACTGCTGTCTTATAACCACCATGAAACATTATTCGCCTGAAGTGGGGACGCATGCGCCAATTTCTCCATTAAACGGTCGTTCAGGAATAATCTGCCCTACCAACCGTCCGACTCTAATGACTACCGGGAGTACATCTTCAACAACAAGAGCCACAGCAGCAACATCGAAGCCGAACAATGTCTCGTATGCATATGAAAGGAATGGAAGAAGGGCTGTGCCATTACCTCCTAACGCATGCGTGGATCCTAGTAACGTTATACTGGAAACAATGTCACCCCCGATACAACAAGTGACCTGCACGTCTGCACAGCGGAAAGACGTGTTCAATCCCTGTGGTGATTTACTTGGTTCGCAAGTGCTGCGCGTGTGTTCTTGGATAGCGATGGTATTTGCCGTCTTGGGGAATTCCTTCAAACTCTTTGTTCTGTTTATGAGTAAGCGTAAGATCTCCATCACCAAAATTCTGATGTGCAATTTAGCGTTCGCGAACCTCTGCATGGGCTTGTTTTTGTGCATGTTAGTCATCGCGGATCGCTACTCGCTTGGCGAATACCAGAACTTCGCTTATCGCTGGCAGTACCTCACAGGATGCAAAGTGGCTGGATTCGTCTCCATATTCTCCACGGAGTTAGCTGTATTTGTGCTTACAATAATCACAGTTGAAAGATATTTCACCATTGTACATCCTTTACAACGTGAGAAACATCTTAGCATCAAACAGATCGTTGCTCTCATAGCAATTGGTTGGATCTTTTCGATAACATTGGCTGCTCTTCCTTTGCTCCAAGTAGGAGTCAGCAGTTATAAGAAAGTCGCGATATGTCTTCCGTTTGATGTAGAAAGCACCTTGTCAAAGATCTATGTTACATTGCTATTGGCCACCAACGGATTAGCGTTTTTCTTCGTGCTGTTCTGTTATGGTAGAATGTACTGCAGTCTTGGACTTTCCGGCGCTGGGGATAGCGGTCACCGCGATGAAACGAGAGTGGCCAAACGAATGGCTATGTTGGTGATCACAAACTTTGCCTGTTGGTTTCCAATAGCGCTCTTGAGCCTCATAGCAATATACGGAAAAACGCTTATAAACGTTCGTACCGCTCAGTTCTTTCTTGTGTTTGTGTATCCCATTAATTCCTTCACGAACCCTTACCTCTACGCTATGGGGACAAAACGCTTTCAGCTTGATGCTCTCGAGATCATAAGCCGTCTTGGGATATGCGACTCTGCTATTAAAAAACTCCGGGGCAGGTTTCAAGGTCAACTCGAGGTAGTTGATGGAAGTCCTTAG
- the LOC137985380 gene encoding probable glycoprotein hormone G-protein coupled receptor isoform X2 has product MLLAFTLLPILAILASAQAITDCSVAEHMKVNSTVVNLTDNGCKTFWSEPCNKTEIITELWLSNNKIETLNSNMFTCLKNLEKLYLQRNLITNIQRNTFSGLTKLKQLYLNRNNIKTITPWAFDNCSLITLSLEYNQLLELPVFGRETEITHLEMTGNPIKKLDVATLAMYTDLERLYIGETNIAELPGLVFEKNKKLKELFLTKGSKLQKIHPRAFEGPKLRVLDLQETKISHLPGENLESLEKFYIKGAKELYEIPIVPFVSLQKAVVEYSFHCCLITTMKHYSPEVGTHAPISPLNGRSGIICPTNRPTLMTTGSTSSTTRATAATSKPNNVSYAYERNGRRAVPLPPNACVDPSNVILETMSPPIQQVTCTSAQRKDVFNPCGDLLGSQVLRVCSWIAMVFAVLGNSFKLFVLFMSKRKISITKILMCNLAFANLCMGLFLCMLVIADRYSLGEYQNFAYRWQYLTGCKVAGFVSIFSTELAVFVLTIITVERYFTIVHPLQREKHLSIKQIVALIAIGWIFSITLAALPLLQVGVSSYKKVAICLPFDVESTLSKIYVTLLLATNGLAFFFVLFCYGRMYCSLGLSGAGDSGHRDETRVAKRMAMLVITNFACWFPIALLSLIAIYGKTLINVRTAQFFLVFVYPINSFTNPYLYAMGTKRFQLDALEIISRLGICDSAIKKLRGRFQGQLEVVDGSP; this is encoded by the exons ATGTTGCTCGCATTCACGCTTCTGCCGATTTTAGCCATACTTGCATCCGCCCAAGCGATCACAGACTGCTCTGTTGCAGAGCATATGAAAGTTAATTCGACCGTAGT TAATCTTACCGACAATGGCTGCAAGACTTTCTGGTCGGAACCGTGCAATAAAACAGAAATCATTACAGAATT GTGGCTTTCTAACAACAAAATAGAAACTCTTAACTCAAACATGTTTACATGTCTAAAAAACTTGGAGAAACT GTACCTGCAGCGCAATTTGATTACAAATATACAAAGGAATACATTCTCAGGTCTGACGAAGCTGAAACAGCT gtaTTTGAATCGCAATAATATCAAAACGATCACTCCTTGGGCATTTGATAACTGCAGCCTGATTACTTT GTCTCTGGAATATAACCAGCTATTGGAGCTTCCCGTGTTTGGAAGAGAAACAGAAATTACGCATCT GGAAATGACAGGCAATCCAATCAAAAAGCTTGATGTTGCAACGTTGGCAATGTACACAGATCTTGAAAGGCT TTACATTGGTGAGACGAATATTGCGGAGTTGCCAGGCTTAGTATTTGAAAAGAACAAGAAACTTAAGGAACT ATTCCTAACGAAAGGCAGTAAACTGCAGAAAATACATCCGAGAGCTTTTGAAGGACCTAAACTTCGAGTATT GGACCTTCAGGAAACAAAAATATCTCATTTACCTGGCGAAAATTTGGAGAGCTTAGAAAAATTCTACATCAAAGGGGCGAAAGAGTTGTACGAAATACCAATAGTCCCTTTTGTAAGTCTCCAAAAAGCTGTTGTGGAATATTCCTTTCACTGCTGTCTTATAACCACCATGAAACATTATTCGCCTGAAGTGGGGACGCATGCGCCAATTTCTCCATTAAACGGTCGTTCAGGAATAATCTGCCCTACCAACCGTCCGACTCTAATGACTACCGGGAGTACATCTTCAACAACAAGAGCCACAGCAGCAACATCGAAGCCGAACAATGTCTCGTATGCATATGAAAGGAATGGAAGAAGGGCTGTGCCATTACCTCCTAACGCATGCGTGGATCCTAGTAACGTTATACTGGAAACAATGTCACCCCCGATACAACAAGTGACCTGCACGTCTGCACAGCGGAAAGACGTGTTCAATCCCTGTGGTGATTTACTTGGTTCGCAAGTGCTGCGCGTGTGTTCTTGGATAGCGATGGTATTTGCCGTCTTGGGGAATTCCTTCAAACTCTTTGTTCTGTTTATGAGTAAGCGTAAGATCTCCATCACCAAAATTCTGATGTGCAATTTAGCGTTCGCGAACCTCTGCATGGGCTTGTTTTTGTGCATGTTAGTCATCGCGGATCGCTACTCGCTTGGCGAATACCAGAACTTCGCTTATCGCTGGCAGTACCTCACAGGATGCAAAGTGGCTGGATTCGTCTCCATATTCTCCACGGAGTTAGCTGTATTTGTGCTTACAATAATCACAGTTGAAAGATATTTCACCATTGTACATCCTTTACAACGTGAGAAACATCTTAGCATCAAACAGATCGTTGCTCTCATAGCAATTGGTTGGATCTTTTCGATAACATTGGCTGCTCTTCCTTTGCTCCAAGTAGGAGTCAGCAGTTATAAGAAAGTCGCGATATGTCTTCCGTTTGATGTAGAAAGCACCTTGTCAAAGATCTATGTTACATTGCTATTGGCCACCAACGGATTAGCGTTTTTCTTCGTGCTGTTCTGTTATGGTAGAATGTACTGCAGTCTTGGACTTTCCGGCGCTGGGGATAGCGGTCACCGCGATGAAACGAGAGTGGCCAAACGAATGGCTATGTTGGTGATCACAAACTTTGCCTGTTGGTTTCCAATAGCGCTCTTGAGCCTCATAGCAATATACGGAAAAACGCTTATAAACGTTCGTACCGCTCAGTTCTTTCTTGTGTTTGTGTATCCCATTAATTCCTTCACGAACCCTTACCTCTACGCTATGGGGACAAAACGCTTTCAGCTTGATGCTCTCGAGATCATAAGCCGTCTTGGGATATGCGACTCTGCTATTAAAAAACTCCGGGGCAGGTTTCAAGGTCAACTCGAGGTAGTTGATGGAAGTCCTTAG